A region from the Triticum urartu cultivar G1812 chromosome 1, Tu2.1, whole genome shotgun sequence genome encodes:
- the LOC125532864 gene encoding uncharacterized protein LOC125532864, with protein sequence MCANHGQQLSIQLTPSLQLGSRPIYSLTRTHSPLTLFCSALLLTSPAHTTPDRPHTESVRAAMARCAFLSQPRLVLLLAVLADVVAMAMARPLLGATADAPTPLPAEGPDGVARPAGGRHDRSIAGAEVILAGFAAAVMAVIFLYIRVTRKSNDRAAAGMAVKA encoded by the coding sequence ATGTGCGCCAACCATGGTCAGCAACTCAGCATCCAGCTCACTCCCAGCCTCCAGCTCGGCTCACGGCCTATATATTCACTCACCCGCACCCACTCTCCACTAACCCTCTTCTGCTCTGCTCTGCTCCTCACATCTCCAGCTCACACAACTCCGGACCGCCCACACACAGAGTCAGTGAGAGCTGCAATGGCGAGGTGCGCCTTCTTGTCCCAGCCGAGGCTGGTGCTACTTCTGGCGGTTCTTGCCGATGTGGTCGCCATGGCGATGGCCAGGCCGCTGCTGGGCGCCACCGCGGACGCGCCGACGCCGTTGCCGGCGGAGGGGCCGGACGGCGTGGCGCGGCCTGCCGGCGGGAGGCACGACCGGTCCATCGCCGGCGCCGAGGTGATCCTCGCCGGGTTCGCCGCGGCCGTCATGGCCGTCATCTTCCTCTACATCCGGGTCACCAGGAAGAGCAACGACAGGGCAGCAGCCGGAATGGCGGTGAAGGCTTAG